A DNA window from Enterobacter cloacae subsp. cloacae ATCC 13047 contains the following coding sequences:
- the guaD gene encoding guanine deaminase: MDYQTAIRGAFFDIARVCDSADLIADHARYQEDGLLFIHHGKIVALMAWQEGEQYLDPHKGYTDLRGKLLLPGFIDTHVHYPQTEMIGAFGEQLLEWLTTYTFPVESQFADESYAKEIAEFFINQLVSHGTTTALVFCTLHPQSVDALFTEASRLNMRLIAGKVMMDRHTPDYLTETAQQSYQQTRDLIQRWHHHGRLGYAITPRFAPTSSPELLAAVRLLREEFPDTWLQTHLSENPNEVAWVNDLWPEHERYLDVYHHYGLTGERSMFAHGIHLHHSEWQCLHDTGSAVAFCPTSNLFLGSGLFRLPACWQHKVRMGIGTDVGAGTTFSMLRTLGEAYKVGQLQSYRLRASEAFYHATLGGAHALRLDDKIGNFAPGKEADFIVIDPAVTPLQRLRSGRCKEIYEQLFVLMTLGDERNISQTWVNGEPVWSAAAVG; encoded by the coding sequence ATGGATTACCAGACTGCGATACGCGGTGCATTTTTCGATATCGCCCGGGTCTGTGACAGCGCAGACCTGATTGCCGACCATGCGCGCTACCAGGAGGACGGCCTGCTGTTTATTCACCACGGGAAAATCGTGGCGCTCATGGCCTGGCAGGAGGGAGAGCAATATCTTGACCCGCACAAGGGTTACACCGACCTGCGCGGCAAACTGCTGCTGCCCGGCTTTATCGATACCCACGTTCATTACCCGCAGACCGAGATGATCGGCGCCTTCGGCGAGCAGCTGCTGGAGTGGCTGACCACCTATACGTTTCCGGTGGAGAGCCAGTTTGCCGACGAGAGCTACGCAAAAGAGATCGCAGAATTTTTCATAAATCAGCTGGTGAGCCACGGCACTACCACCGCACTGGTGTTTTGCACACTGCATCCGCAATCGGTGGATGCGCTGTTTACCGAAGCATCGCGCCTGAACATGCGCCTTATCGCCGGGAAGGTGATGATGGACCGGCACACCCCGGACTACCTGACCGAAACGGCACAACAGAGCTACCAGCAGACGCGGGATCTAATCCAGCGCTGGCACCACCATGGACGGCTGGGGTATGCCATTACGCCACGCTTTGCGCCCACCTCATCACCGGAACTGCTGGCAGCGGTGCGTTTACTCAGAGAGGAGTTTCCGGACACCTGGCTGCAAACCCATCTGAGCGAAAACCCGAACGAAGTGGCCTGGGTTAATGACCTGTGGCCGGAGCATGAACGTTATCTGGATGTCTATCACCACTACGGCCTCACCGGCGAGCGCAGCATGTTTGCTCACGGGATCCATCTGCACCACAGCGAGTGGCAGTGCCTGCACGACACCGGATCGGCGGTGGCGTTTTGCCCTACTTCCAATCTGTTTCTTGGCAGTGGGCTGTTTCGGTTACCCGCCTGCTGGCAGCACAAGGTGCGAATGGGTATCGGCACCGACGTCGGCGCGGGTACCACCTTCAGCATGCTGCGCACGCTGGGGGAAGCTTACAAGGTGGGTCAGTTGCAGAGCTATCGCCTGCGCGCCAGCGAGGCCTTTTATCATGCCACGCTGGGTGGCGCGCATGCCCTGCGTCTGGATGACAAAATTGGCAACTTCGCACCAGGCAAAGAGGCCGATTTTATCGTGATCGACCCGGCCGTCACCCCGCTGCAGCGCCTGCGTAGCGGGCGCTGCAAGGAAATCTACGAGCAGCTGTTTGTGCTGATGACCCTGGGCGACGAGCGTAATATCAGCCAAACCTGGGTCAACGGCGAGCCAGTGTGGTCAGCTGCCGCGGTAGGTTGA
- a CDS encoding FecCD family ABC transporter permease, with protein MSHVSSPRRQQGLMASGAVALPLMLVFAASIGDMPVSYAVTGKAILNGLGLTAYVLPQPEEGIVWQYRMSRALMAACSGGGLALCGLVLQSILRNPLAEPYLLGISAGASLGAVCVMLLGIGGSVIGVSSGAFVGACAVFALIMLITNGMSASPSRILLAGIAGTQLFNAMTAYIVSTSANAEQSRSVMFWLMGSLSGVRWPDALLALAVTLTGLLMVCLFSRALDTFTFGDEVSTTLGIPVTAVRIILLLTCAFVTATLVSAIGAVGFVGLVIPHVTRMLSGPGHRRTIPLTFLIGAHFMILADVVSRTLIVHQVLPIGVVTALVGAPVFVALLYQNRKEHP; from the coding sequence ATGAGTCATGTATCTTCTCCCCGCCGCCAGCAGGGGTTAATGGCGTCAGGCGCCGTGGCATTGCCGCTGATGCTGGTCTTTGCCGCAAGTATCGGCGATATGCCGGTATCGTATGCCGTTACCGGAAAAGCGATCCTCAATGGTCTTGGGCTGACTGCATACGTTCTGCCGCAACCCGAGGAAGGCATCGTCTGGCAGTACCGCATGAGCCGCGCATTAATGGCAGCATGCAGCGGCGGCGGCCTGGCGCTGTGCGGGCTGGTGCTCCAGTCAATACTGCGTAACCCCCTGGCGGAGCCCTATCTGCTGGGCATCTCCGCAGGCGCTTCGCTGGGGGCCGTCTGCGTGATGCTGCTCGGTATCGGGGGGAGCGTGATTGGCGTGAGCAGCGGTGCGTTTGTTGGCGCCTGCGCCGTTTTTGCGCTCATCATGTTGATTACAAACGGCATGAGCGCAAGCCCGTCACGCATTTTGCTGGCAGGCATTGCGGGCACACAGCTCTTCAACGCCATGACTGCGTATATCGTCAGCACCTCCGCCAATGCCGAGCAGTCGCGTAGCGTTATGTTCTGGTTAATGGGCAGCCTGAGCGGTGTGCGCTGGCCAGACGCGCTGCTGGCGCTGGCCGTTACGTTGACGGGCCTGCTGATGGTATGCCTCTTTTCGCGGGCGCTGGACACCTTTACCTTTGGAGACGAGGTCTCTACCACCCTCGGGATTCCGGTGACCGCTGTACGAATTATCCTGTTGCTGACCTGCGCGTTCGTCACCGCAACCCTGGTTAGTGCCATAGGCGCAGTGGGATTTGTGGGTCTGGTCATTCCCCATGTGACGCGCATGCTCAGCGGTCCGGGCCATCGCCGCACGATCCCGCTGACGTTTCTTATCGGCGCGCACTTTATGATCCTGGCCGATGTCGTGTCACGCACGCTGATTGTGCACCAGGTGCTTCCCATCGGCGTGGTGACGGCGCTGGTGGGCGCACCTGTCTTTGTGGCGCTGCTTTATCAAAACCGGAAGGAGCATCCATGA
- the hpxO gene encoding FAD-dependent urate hydroxylase HpxO yields the protein MKAIVIGAGIGGLSAAVALEKAGIDCTVFEAVKEIKPVGAAISIWPNGVKCMQHLGMGDIIETYGGPMRFMAYKDHRRGDTLTRFSLAPLVERTGGRPCPVSRAELQREMLDFWGRERVQFGKRVEHVREDNAGVSVTFTDGSTATGDFLIAADGSHSAVRPYVLGYTPDRRYAGYVNWNGLVKIDEEIAPAHQWTTFVGEGKRVSLMPVSGGRFYFFFDVPLPLGLAEDRTTLRADLTGYFRGWAPPVQKLIAALDPDTTNRIEIHDIEPFDSLVRGHVALLGDAAHSTTPDIGQGGCAALEDAVVLGDCLRENHNITLALRQYEALRCDRVRDLVLKARKRCDVTHGKDMALTRAWYQELREETGERIINGLCDTIQGGPLG from the coding sequence ATGAAAGCAATCGTCATTGGTGCGGGCATTGGTGGCCTGAGCGCCGCTGTCGCGCTGGAAAAGGCGGGCATCGACTGTACCGTGTTTGAAGCAGTAAAAGAGATCAAACCCGTTGGCGCGGCCATCTCCATCTGGCCCAACGGGGTGAAATGCATGCAGCACCTCGGCATGGGCGACATTATTGAGACATACGGCGGGCCAATGCGCTTTATGGCCTACAAGGATCACCGGCGCGGCGACACGTTGACCCGCTTTAGCCTGGCCCCGCTGGTGGAGCGCACCGGAGGACGCCCCTGCCCCGTCTCGCGCGCTGAACTGCAGCGCGAGATGCTGGACTTCTGGGGTCGCGAGCGGGTGCAGTTCGGCAAGCGCGTCGAACACGTCCGGGAAGATAATGCTGGCGTCAGCGTAACATTTACCGACGGCAGCACGGCGACGGGCGATTTTCTGATTGCCGCCGACGGCAGCCATTCGGCGGTGCGCCCGTACGTGCTGGGGTATACCCCCGATCGCCGCTACGCCGGTTACGTTAACTGGAACGGACTGGTGAAGATTGATGAAGAGATTGCCCCCGCCCACCAGTGGACCACGTTCGTGGGAGAAGGCAAGCGTGTGTCGCTGATGCCCGTCTCCGGTGGCCGCTTCTATTTCTTTTTTGATGTCCCGCTTCCCCTCGGTCTGGCGGAAGATCGCACCACCCTCAGAGCCGATCTCACGGGTTACTTCCGCGGCTGGGCACCGCCGGTGCAGAAGCTGATCGCCGCGCTGGATCCGGATACCACCAACCGCATAGAAATCCACGACATTGAGCCCTTCGACAGCCTGGTACGCGGCCACGTGGCGCTGCTCGGCGATGCGGCGCACAGCACCACGCCGGATATCGGCCAGGGCGGCTGCGCGGCGCTGGAGGATGCGGTTGTGCTGGGTGATTGTCTGCGCGAAAACCACAACATTACGCTGGCGCTGCGGCAGTACGAAGCCCTGCGCTGTGACCGGGTACGCGACCTGGTGCTGAAGGCTCGCAAGCGCTGTGACGTCACGCACGGTAAAGATATGGCGTTAACCAGAGCCTGGTATCAGGAGCTGAGAGAGGAGACCGGGGAGCGCATTATCAACGGTCTGTGCGACACCATTCAGGGCGGACCATTAGGCTGA
- a CDS encoding PDR/VanB family oxidoreductase, which translates to MSDILSVIVDGLWRQGNKSLAVRLVAENGEALPEWQPGAHIDVHLPCGVIRQYSLTGPCGSEGYLICVGRETASRGGSRYIHETLRPGQTLLISAPRNLFALQEAERVLLLAAGIGITPLYAMALQLEAAGTPFTLHYYVKHAESAAFACELAQLKHGECVIHTTSPRTLLAEHIPMAAAGLHAWVCGPAGFMEMVREVATAKGWDGATIHSEAFQPAAPDTGAESGEIFTIKLASTGERWPVPADKTIAQVLQENGVAVPLSCEMGICGACLTPVIDGVVDHRDSVQSEAEKNAPNPHVALCCSRSHSAELVIGL; encoded by the coding sequence ATGAGTGATATTTTAAGCGTTATCGTCGACGGGCTGTGGCGTCAGGGGAACAAAAGCCTCGCCGTCAGGCTGGTGGCGGAAAACGGTGAAGCGCTGCCAGAGTGGCAGCCCGGTGCGCATATCGACGTGCATCTGCCCTGCGGGGTAATTCGTCAGTATTCTCTGACCGGCCCATGCGGGAGTGAAGGCTATCTGATCTGCGTGGGCCGGGAAACCGCCTCGCGCGGCGGGTCGCGCTATATTCATGAGACGCTGCGTCCCGGTCAGACGCTGCTGATCTCCGCGCCGCGCAATCTGTTTGCCCTGCAGGAGGCCGAACGGGTGTTGCTGCTGGCTGCGGGGATCGGGATTACGCCACTGTATGCCATGGCCCTGCAGCTGGAAGCAGCCGGAACCCCGTTCACTCTGCACTATTATGTCAAACACGCTGAAAGCGCGGCTTTCGCCTGCGAGCTGGCGCAGTTGAAGCACGGCGAATGCGTTATCCATACCACCAGCCCACGCACGTTGCTGGCAGAGCATATCCCGATGGCCGCGGCGGGTCTTCACGCCTGGGTCTGTGGCCCGGCCGGGTTTATGGAAATGGTACGTGAGGTGGCGACGGCGAAAGGCTGGGATGGCGCCACGATCCACAGCGAGGCGTTTCAACCCGCTGCGCCTGATACCGGCGCTGAAAGCGGCGAGATCTTCACGATTAAACTGGCCTCCACCGGAGAGCGCTGGCCTGTGCCCGCAGATAAAACCATTGCTCAGGTGCTGCAGGAAAACGGTGTGGCCGTACCGCTCTCCTGCGAGATGGGGATCTGCGGTGCGTGTCTGACACCGGTGATTGACGGCGTGGTGGATCACCGGGACAGCGTACAGTCAGAGGCAGAGAAAAACGCCCCGAACCCGCATGTGGCGCTGTGTTGCTCAAGAAGTCATTCCGCTGAGCTGGTGATTGGGCTGTAA
- the uraH gene encoding hydroxyisourate hydrolase: MSTLSTHILDISTGKPAQGVTVRLEQDAEIIATGVTNAQGRITEFVPVLPAGRYRLVAETGAWFSETGRDTLYPCAQIDFLIGETADEHFHLPFVIAPGGWSTYRGS, from the coding sequence ATGAGCACACTCAGTACACATATTCTGGATATCTCGACGGGCAAACCCGCGCAGGGGGTGACGGTACGTCTTGAACAGGACGCGGAGATCATCGCAACTGGCGTGACCAACGCGCAGGGCCGCATCACCGAATTTGTTCCCGTCCTGCCTGCGGGCCGCTATCGGCTGGTGGCCGAGACTGGCGCCTGGTTTAGCGAAACGGGGCGCGACACGCTCTATCCCTGCGCTCAGATTGATTTTCTAATCGGCGAAACGGCAGATGAGCACTTCCATCTGCCGTTTGTGATTGCCCCTGGTGGCTGGTCAACCTACCGCGGCAGCTGA
- the hpxD gene encoding molybdenum cofactor-independent xanthine hydroxylase subunit HpxD, with amino-acid sequence MNKAPVPPAHCTFEPEDWLRLAKCWHPVARACDIGAAPVKATLLDEALVIYRVKGQVVVARDVCPHRGVPLTLGFHDEHGIICPYHGLRFGEDGRCNRIPSSPDQPVPAKLNLINYAVEERFGLIWTCLAFDPDNPMPLPTMPHWDDDGFQQINCPAFEVNGFAGRQVEGFLDVAHFAWIHTSTFADPDNQLVPTYQPQETPFGFVADYWSSVSNYPASADVQAPEGFQWLRHFEMHLPFTATLTIHFPGESRLVIMNAASPVSSRVTRMFAPIARNFDLHIPVEEVHAFNLRIFEEDRLMVETQRPESLPLDLTLEAHIPADKSSIAYRRGLKKMGFGAFFLV; translated from the coding sequence ATGAATAAAGCACCTGTACCACCCGCCCATTGCACGTTTGAGCCAGAGGACTGGCTGCGTCTGGCAAAGTGCTGGCATCCGGTTGCGCGCGCTTGCGACATTGGCGCGGCGCCGGTTAAGGCGACCCTGCTGGACGAAGCGCTGGTTATCTACCGCGTGAAAGGCCAGGTCGTGGTCGCCCGCGACGTTTGTCCGCATCGCGGCGTGCCGCTGACGCTGGGCTTTCATGATGAGCACGGGATTATCTGCCCCTACCATGGCCTGCGCTTCGGGGAAGATGGCCGCTGCAACCGTATTCCCTCCAGCCCCGACCAGCCAGTACCGGCGAAACTCAACCTGATTAACTACGCCGTGGAGGAGCGCTTTGGCTTGATCTGGACGTGTCTGGCGTTTGACCCGGACAACCCGATGCCGCTGCCCACCATGCCACACTGGGATGACGATGGCTTTCAGCAGATCAACTGTCCGGCGTTTGAGGTGAATGGCTTCGCTGGCCGTCAGGTGGAAGGATTTTTGGATGTGGCGCATTTTGCGTGGATCCACACCAGCACCTTTGCGGACCCGGATAACCAGCTCGTCCCGACCTATCAGCCACAGGAAACACCGTTTGGCTTTGTAGCGGACTACTGGAGTTCGGTGAGCAATTATCCCGCCAGCGCTGACGTGCAGGCGCCGGAAGGCTTCCAGTGGCTGCGCCATTTTGAAATGCATTTGCCGTTTACCGCCACCCTGACGATCCATTTTCCGGGCGAATCCCGGCTGGTGATCATGAACGCCGCGTCGCCGGTCTCGTCACGCGTCACCCGCATGTTTGCCCCGATTGCGCGCAACTTTGATCTGCATATCCCGGTGGAAGAGGTGCATGCCTTTAACCTGCGGATTTTTGAGGAAGACCGCCTGATGGTCGAGACCCAGCGCCCGGAAAGTTTGCCGTTGGATCTGACCCTTGAAGCCCATATTCCCGCGGATAAAAGCTCGATTGCCTATCGCCGGGGGCTGAAAAAGATGGGTTTTGGCGCGTTTTTCCTGGTCTGA
- the uraD gene encoding 2-oxo-4-hydroxy-4-carboxy-5-ureidoimidazoline decarboxylase gives MITLDDFNHRSLEEVLTLLHPCVAIPGWAEALVAGRPYPSREVLFNAAQALTHSWDEHVLTRALSAHPRIGEKPMGTQAEAALSRREQGAVNHDDAQLAEALRAGNARYESRFGRVFLIRAKGRSGEEILQVLNARLENSDAQEVQAALDQLREITLLRLEGVIGA, from the coding sequence ATGATAACGCTGGACGATTTTAATCACCGAAGTCTCGAAGAGGTGCTTACGCTATTACACCCTTGCGTGGCCATTCCCGGCTGGGCCGAGGCGCTGGTCGCCGGGCGGCCTTATCCGAGCCGGGAGGTTTTGTTTAACGCGGCCCAGGCGCTGACGCATAGCTGGGATGAACACGTGCTCACGCGGGCCCTGAGCGCGCATCCGCGCATCGGTGAGAAGCCCATGGGCACGCAGGCGGAGGCGGCACTGTCGCGTCGGGAGCAGGGAGCGGTGAATCATGATGATGCGCAGCTTGCTGAGGCGTTGCGGGCAGGTAATGCCCGCTACGAAAGCCGTTTCGGGCGCGTCTTTCTGATCCGCGCCAAAGGCCGCAGCGGGGAGGAGATCCTGCAGGTCCTGAATGCGCGGCTGGAAAACAGCGATGCGCAGGAGGTGCAGGCCGCACTGGATCAGCTGCGGGAAATTACCTTATTACGACTGGAAGGAGTCATTGGCGCATGA
- a CDS encoding ABC transporter substrate-binding protein, translated as MLLKKGLLLIVLLAMAPATFAATTYPLTIENCGVRQTFTQAPQRVVTVGQHETELLLALGLEKSVAATSVWFGKLPDSLADAGKKLPRLADNSPSFEAVVGQKPELVLAQYHWHIGPQGEVGTREQFASLGIKTWISPADCTDKTVTATSNADGARSTPFSLAEIKHEVTDLAAIFDVPARGEQLNRELTERIQKAQARISAKPLKVVFWFSSSRLNGDPWVAGNYGAPGWISRTLGLKNVIDSHDEWPAVTWEHIAQMQPDVIVIAQMSRRLYPADDAAIKEAFLRRDPVTRNIPAVRNNQIIVVPAMSLNPSLRNVDAVELISDRLASFQGE; from the coding sequence ATGCTTCTGAAAAAAGGGTTATTACTGATAGTACTGCTGGCCATGGCACCAGCCACGTTTGCAGCAACAACTTACCCGCTGACGATTGAAAATTGCGGCGTCAGGCAGACCTTTACGCAAGCGCCACAGCGCGTCGTTACCGTGGGTCAGCATGAAACGGAATTGCTGCTCGCGCTGGGGCTGGAAAAATCTGTCGCCGCAACCTCAGTCTGGTTCGGCAAACTCCCGGATTCGCTGGCTGATGCCGGAAAAAAACTCCCCCGGCTTGCGGATAACTCCCCCTCTTTTGAAGCCGTGGTGGGACAAAAACCGGAACTCGTCCTCGCTCAGTATCACTGGCATATTGGCCCGCAAGGCGAGGTGGGAACACGCGAGCAGTTTGCATCACTGGGGATTAAGACGTGGATCTCCCCTGCCGACTGCACGGACAAAACGGTGACGGCAACCTCAAACGCTGACGGAGCACGGAGCACGCCGTTTTCACTGGCAGAAATAAAACACGAAGTCACAGACCTGGCCGCCATCTTTGATGTTCCCGCGCGTGGCGAGCAGCTCAATCGTGAGCTGACAGAACGGATTCAGAAAGCGCAGGCGCGCATCTCAGCAAAACCCCTGAAGGTTGTCTTTTGGTTTTCAAGCAGCCGCCTGAATGGCGATCCCTGGGTGGCAGGGAATTACGGCGCGCCTGGCTGGATAAGCCGCACGCTGGGGTTAAAGAACGTTATTGACTCGCATGATGAATGGCCCGCTGTCACCTGGGAACATATTGCCCAAATGCAGCCAGACGTTATCGTCATCGCTCAGATGTCACGCAGGCTCTACCCTGCCGATGACGCCGCGATAAAAGAGGCCTTTTTACGACGCGATCCGGTGACAAGAAACATTCCGGCGGTCAGGAATAATCAGATTATTGTGGTGCCCGCAATGTCGTTAAACCCTTCTTTGCGTAACGTCGACGCGGTTGAGCTTATCAGCGATCGGCTGGCTTCATTCCAGGGCGAATAA